The genomic region CTGCGAGATTGAAGGGACGGGCAACCGCAATATTGGCATCGCCATTGTCATAATTCAGTGAGATGTTCTCCTGCGCCACTTTGCTTGTTCCATAATCGCTCACGGGATGCAAAGCGGCAGTCTCCGCGATCGGTAAATCCCCGGCATACCCGTAAACTGCTGATGAACTGATTACAAGGATACAGCAATCCGGATTTGCGTTCAGGCTCGAATCCAGAAGGTTTTTTGTTCCAATAACATTGGTCGTGTACAAGGCATCGGGTGTTCCATGGGTCAGCCCGGCAAGGTGGATAACCGTGTCGGGACGGATCTTTGCTATGCTCTTCTCGAGGGTCTTGCGATCCAGCAGATCGGCAACAACAAACGAGTCCGGCTTTTTACACTCTTTTTGGACTGGATGGTGAACCAACCCGACAGGACTGGCACCTCCCATCGGTGCGAGAAATTCCATCATTCGCAGGCCGGTAAAACCGGAAGCACCGGTAACGAGTACTTTCATGGAAGGAATTTGTCTTTGTAGCGCTCGAATTCCTCAATGGAGCGGGCATAATCATCCGGCCTGCCGATATCGAGCCAGTAGCCATTATGGGGGTAACTGAAGACCGGCGCTTTTGTCTCCATCAGAGCATACATCAATTGATCGAATCCGAATGGTTCCCCCTTAGGGACATAGTCAAGGATCTTCTTTGAGAAGACATAGACCCCCATGCTGACATCGAAATGGTAGGTCGGTTTTTCGCGGAAGGCAACAATGCGGTTTTCTTCATTCTTCTCGAGCACGCCAAAATCGATATGGGTGTCACGCTGGTAGGTAGCAATAGTCGCGATGGCCTTCTTCTTCTTGTGCCAGTCGATGAGAGCCTTGTAGTCGATATCGGTGAGGATATCCCCGTTCATGACAAGGAACGTGTCATCAAGATTTTTCATAAGCCTCAACGGGCCAATTGTGCCAAGAG from Methanoregula sp. harbors:
- a CDS encoding GDP-mannose 4,6-dehydratase, which produces MKVLVTGASGFTGLRMMEFLAPMGGASPVGLVHHPVQKECKKPDSFVVADLLDRKTLEKSIAKIRPDTVIHLAGLTHGTPDALYTTNVIGTKNLLDSSLNANPDCCILVISSSAVYGYAGDLPIAETAALHPVSDYGTSKVAQENISLNYDNGDANIAVARPFNLAGPQQSESFVCGRIVNQVIEIEQRKRSALELREIVSARDLIDVRDVVRGYWALVSRPDFTLDCSKKAFNLGSGNSYRISEIISVIEEVTGAHYPVKLPDTPPEILIPSQQSDNTKITSLTGWKPEISLKETLRDMLAVARKK
- a CDS encoding nucleotidyltransferase family protein encodes the protein MQAIILAGGKGRRLMPYTTVLPKPLMPIGDYAILEVILRQLKHAGFDKVIISTGYLHELIHAFIDSNKTLGLKISYSHEDEPLGTIGPLRLMKNLDDTFLVMNGDILTDIDYKALIDWHKKKKAIATIATYQRDTHIDFGVLEKNEENRIVAFREKPTYHFDVSMGVYVFSKKILDYVPKGEPFGFDQLMYALMETKAPVFSYPHNGYWLDIGRPDDYARSIEEFERYKDKFLP